One Vicia villosa cultivar HV-30 ecotype Madison, WI linkage group LG5, Vvil1.0, whole genome shotgun sequence genomic window, GATTGTAATGAACTGGAGTCATTTCCTCCTGGCGGATTGGCTACTCCAAACCTCAATTATTTTGCAGTGTGGAAGTGTGAGAAGCTTCCTTCACTACCTGAAGCAATGCACACTCTAGCTGTTCTTCAAGAAATGGAAATTGATAATCTACCAAACCTTCAATCTTTTGCCATATATGTTTTACCTTATGCTTTGCGGGAACTGACAGTTGGCTTTGTTGGAGGAATTATGCGGCATTCTAAACATTCTTGGGAATATCTCCCTTATCTTTCAGTGTTGCGAATTAACGGCGATGGTACGGTTAAGATGTTGATGGGGCCATTGCTTTCTGCAAAGCTTGTGACATTATGCATATGTGGTCTTGGTGATACAAGCATTGATGACAAGTGGCTTCAACATCTCACTTCTCTCCAAAACCTTGAGATTGTTAATGCTCCCAAACTCAAGTTCTTGCCAAAGAAAGGATTGCCTTCCTCTCTTTCATTACTAAGTATGACTCGCTGTCCATTACTGGTAGCGAAATTGCGGAGGAAGAGAGGCCAAGAATGGCGTAAGATTGCTCACATTCCAGCCATAATTATTGACGACGAATTGATCACATAAGTTTCATGTCTAGGTGAGTCTCTTAAAAATATTTCTTATTATGTATTTATCAATTAATATTATCAATTTCATTAGTAACATCAAATTACAATATTATAATGTTAtctcatttttttaatcataGTATCTGTGTTATCCCTCCTTCTGCCCAATCTCGTTGTTGTGAGAAGCCAAAATTCACATGCATGAACTGCAACCAAATCTAGTCAATGTTTTACTGATCAGCAGTAGATGAAAAGGAGAAACAACCACAGACCACAAATATGTTTGGTACTCTTCTTATCTATGtgaatatataaatatttgaatGAGTTGGTTTTAATGTATTGATTTTATAATGCTTTTGTAACAGTAGTTAAATTCATCTCTAATATATTGGTCTAATGAATATCATTTATGAATTTCTACATTTTCTTTGTTTATCGAACTGGCTTGACTTAATATTTCTC contains:
- the LOC131606723 gene encoding putative disease resistance protein At3g14460 → MPSSNHVLRQLMFPLNSLQRLTIDGFPSLVSFPTDSLLKTLKFLTINNCENLEFLPHEYLHNYTLLEELKISYSCNSMISFTLGVLPVLKSLFIEGCKNLKSILIAEDSSQESLSVLRSLKIWDCNELESFPPGGLATPNLNYFAVWKCEKLPSLPEAMHTLAVLQEMEIDNLPNLQSFAIYVLPYALRELTVGFVGGIMRHSKHSWEYLPYLSVLRINGDGTVKMLMGPLLSAKLVTLCICGLGDTSIDDKWLQHLTSLQNLEIVNAPKLKFLPKKGLPSSLSLLSMTRCPLLVAKLRRKRGQEWRKIAHIPAIIIDDELIT